The Plasmodium knowlesi strain H genome assembly, chromosome: 14 region TTGACAGAGCGATGTGTATAGTCGGCACAGTGGCGTGAAAAGTATTTACCCTGAATAACAGCTCAAACGCAAACAATTCACAGTTACCCGTCTTTACATCGCCCCTCCTTCACCCGTTTTTGATTTACAAAAGGTTTCTAAATTGATTGCCGGAAAATATGCTGCTTAACATATAAACAATGAGGGGAAGGGGGGTGGGGTAAGGTAAAATAACAATTGGGgttgaaaaggaataaattttctttaaaaggattattcagaaaaaagggggtaggatgaaccatttggaaaacaaaatggtgcgatgaaagaaaaaaaaaaaaaaaaaaattggcaataAGCCACTTTGCATTTGCGTTATAAGAAcagtaaaaaggggaaaacatcTACAGGTGCGCGGGTAGATAAATGTACAAGGTGATGAAGACTTACACGCATGTCGCTCACGCGCATATGCATGCGTGTTTATAGGGGCCCGTTTTTGTCCACATCCCCGCTACACCTTGGGGTGCTTGGTGCAACCATATTGATAGAGCAACAACGACAGGACAATGAAGATGGTGCCAATGTATTTATTATAATTGATGGTCTCCTTGAGAAAGAGCCTGGCTAAAACGAAGGTAAAACAAGGCTGAAAGGACTGATACAGCGAAACGGTTACGGGGGTAAGGTAATTCAAAGCGATGATTTGAATTTTccaacaaagaaaaataatgccAAGGGTCGAATATAAAATGCATAAAAACTGATTAGTCGTCACATTGTATATCTCGCCAATCACATTGTAATTTTCATTAATGAACATTTCCCCGAGAATTCCAAATGGAAGGGTTATCAAAAACAAAACAGCCATTTGGGAAAATTGAATGATATCATTACTTACGTATCTAGTGgcaatatttatatatatcacTTGCAGTCCCTTCGTAACGGGCACGGTTAATAATAGGAGAAATCCAAAATCGAAGGAGCCCATATTCCACACTTCCGCAGTTATGGCCAACCCaaagaaagacaaaaaaatagacaagCATGTTATATAATTCATCTTTTCAATCTTCATATAATATGACATTAGGGCCGTAAAAATAGGTATTGTTGGTTGAATAATTGCAACGTTATGAGAATCAGTATACTGCAAAGCGATTATCACAATGACCTGTCTTAAAGCTCCCGTAACGGATAGGATAAGTATGGGCATGTAGGCTACCTTtggaattaatttttcatcattttttagtaatttactaaaataatttgaaaatttatttattatattagCCCATTTTCCGTGTTTGTTATTGCTGTACTCATCAGTACCAGTATCGTTATTGCTTCCATCTGAAATCTGCATTTTATGATCCATGCTATTATCCATGTTATCATCCATGTTAtcgtccatttttccatccttactgcctttctcttttttttttttttttttattattaccatcatttttatcacctctggaatttttttttttttttgtttcactttcattttctttttcattttcattttcttcttcaatttttgaCAACTCCAAATCTATCTGCCCATCCTGTTCACCTACACcatctttttcatttgcaccatgcagtaatttttttttgttcggtTCCGACTCCTTCgacgtgtacatataaatcATCAGTGGGATGGTTAATAGTGTCctcaaaattatgaacacatATATGGACCCCTTTAtcataataaaatatttcatcagAATGTAGTTTATGCCATACAGGAACATGGAAAACAGCAGGAGCAAATTTACGGTAATCAGCAGTacgtttttccccccctcatCTTGCTTGGCCTtggggaaaatattttcaacttTTAGGAATTTCATTGTTCAATCGGGTTAGCATaattggggggaaaaatactTCGTCTTCGCTCTCCCAACTGAGGAGAAAATCCTTTGTGTGAGTTCTCCTGAGGTTGGGTATGCTTCGTGTGAATGGAACCTATATGTATTGTACACCCACACTTGTGCTTATGCGTgcgcgtgtgtgtgtttgtaGGTAGCCCCCTCTTTTAAACTTAAAGGATTAACTTCTTCCTACAAAATGGGGCACAGAAGAAACGCATCCTCTGTTTGGTATCAAGCAGGCGTCAGGGGAATTACttgcttttcattttgagTCTACACAGGTGACACTTGATTAGGCGTGAAAGCATCCGCAGTGTAGTTCATCAGtgggtgaaggaaaaaatggttcACGCGCTAGGCTTAAATGTTTATACATATGAGAGGAAATAGGCACGTATGTACGCATGCATGTATTCTCATACATGTGTGCAAGTAAACGGGGAAGCTCCTTCCTTCAAAACTCTTCCACGTAAAACGTGCTaagataacaaaaaaaaaaaaaaagaaataagaaataaaatgaacacatTACATGTAAAACAGGCTTACAGTTATTATCAACTGTTGATCTTatctcatctttttttttttttttttttttttttgttggtgCATTGTCCCTAGGTGCCCTTTTTtggtaaataaataatgcaGGGCCATATGCTCAGCTTGGCATATTCTCAATCCACTTTAATACCATGTATTCAATAAAAAAGgccttcacaaaaaaaaaaaaaaaaaaaaaaaaaagagaaaaaacgcTTGGGTTATTTTTAGCATTGCGCATACAAGCAAAGATATAACTGGTACGAATGTttgtacgtatgtgtatatgtgcatgggATTACCAGTTCTTTCCCTTTGCGTAGATCTTCGTACACTTAGGCGCGTCATCCACATTTGGCACACATGCTAACACGCTATCCCTTGGCCACCACATTTACgcttttttgctttttcgtttttttctccgctcCTTCCGTTTTGCCTATACACAACATGTAAAGGTATTTCCTCGCACATTTGGAATAATCAAGTGTTCATTTCCCGCTAGTACATTTTGAAAGCATAGATCTTTAGTACATTTAGAAGaagccccttttttttgcatctttGCAACGAGCGTGCGCATGTGTAGTTCGCAGTGTTGTAGGGCGAAGGTAGGCATGACACATAAATGCAAGCTagcatgtgtacatgtgagTATTTGTTTGTACTAACATAAGAAGGTGTGTACCTATGTATCTATGTACGTATGACGGCACTTCCTGAGAGAGTGCCCATgcgcagtttttttttttttttttttttttttttttttttttttcacgtacCTTCATGTGCGAGCTGCTACCCTGCGCATGCGCAATAGGATTAAGTGGGAGCGATAGAGGAAGGACCTACAACCGGCCCTGTTCTCCACTTTTACTCCACAATATTGGGGAGAACCACTGTCCTCAGAAGAACTCGCGCTGTTTCCCCCCTTCATACTTTGCCTATTATTCTCCCCTTGATTGTTACCTTGATCGTTACCTTGATTGTTACCTTGATTGTCACCTTGATTTTGCTACCCCGCGCAGCctgaagaagagaagatcCTCCCTTCCCAAAAACCTTCCCACCAAAACGAACACCCCCTTTCAAAATGGAGAGCTCCTTACTGGGAAATGGACGAAGCATGAATTTCCTCGATCGGATGTCCAACTTGTATGATAACTCTCAAAAGAAGGCCACGAAGAAATTAATCATAGCAAGtataatatgtataatatttatGATAATAGAAATTGTTGCAGCTATATTGGCCAATTCCTTATCCTTAATGACAGACGCCTCTCATCTGTTTTGCGATTTACTATCCTTTGccttaaatttattttctatatatgTTTCTACGTTTGAGGGGAATGTAGATATGTCTTTTGGGTATCACCGGGCGGAAATAATAGGTGccttattttccattttttttatatgggCCCTATCTGCCTACATTTTGTACAGTGCTGTGTTCCGATTATTCGAAGTTCAGACTGTGGATGGATACATTATGTTTGTTACAGCTTTTGTAAGCACTTTGGCGAATATATTCATTGCCTTTGTATTAAAGGTGCATTCACATGGTTTTGAATTTATTGGACAACGCAGATGCAGTCACAGTGATGATGCGAATGACCATTCTCCCCCAATAAAGGCATGGGGGGATAATAGCAGTAAGtctacaaaaaatggaaaatacaaaaatataaatagtGATATCGTTATAGGAGATGACGGTGATGCTTCTGCTCATGGTGCAATATGTAACAAGAATAATATTTCCATCGGGAAAATTAATACGAGTTCATGTAGCTACGTTGCTTTTGATTACTatgaaaatgtgaaccaaATAAATATGGATAGCCCTCATCAAGGAGATTCAAGGGCTGCAGGAGGAACGGGTGGTGGTGAAGGAACATGTGCAGGGAAGAAGGATTTTCAAAATACACAGCATGCACTGCTCGATCCCACAGGGAATAATTTCCATCATAATAATCACATTGGGAATGATGAAGATGTACAAAAGGACGATGACACATTTAAAGTAGGGATTAATGAATACGTTAATAAAAGCAATGGAACAAATgatatgaataaaaaaaaaaaaaaaaaaaaaaattcgcatAATGGCATTCACAAGGAGAGTAACATGACCTCGAACAATTCCTACATGCTCTCCAATGAGGAGAGCGAAGAAAATGTTTTGTGCGACAAGTATGATAGCCATTCACATGGCCATCAACATCACCACTCACACGATCATTCACACGATCATTCACACGATCATTCGCACTATCATTCGCACGACCACTCTCACCACCACGACGAACTAAACAGCATAAGCCTGAAGACGGCGTATCTGCACGCCATCAGCGACTTGCTGCAAAACATAGGAGTAATGATAGCCTCGCTCATCATCTGGTACAACCCCAAGTACTCCATCACCGACCCCATTTgttcaataattttttgtttcatcgTTTTTTCAACAACCATATCGGTAATTAAAGAAATTCTAAATGTACTCATGGAGGGAACCCCCGTTAGCATTAACCTAATGGACATCAAAAACGACCTGTTGAAGATACCCGGGGTTATAGATGTTCATGATCTACACGTTTGGTCTTTATCAATTGGAAAGCCAGCCCTCGCGTGCCATATAGTTGCAcacaaaaatttttcacacacagttttaaataaCGCTACTTTGTTGTGCcagaataaatataaaattctGCATACCACTGTCCAGACCGATTACCCCTCCAACATTTCCAACTGCGAAACATATGCCCATCTTAAGTGCTCAAGTTTAAAAGcagaaacaaacaaataattCCTCCTTTGTGTAGCGCCACAATTCGTGcgttatgtgtatatgcgaATGTGTCTAAGCCTTTCACATGGGGTTCCTCTGACTATccataatttaaaaatgtatttgtTAAATCTCCCGCTGCGCGAATGCTAGCGTCTTAATTGCCACTGCGTGGAAAACACCGCGTGGAAAAAACCGCTTGGGAAAAACCGCTTGGGAACGCCGTGTGTGAGTACCTTTACGTCTGTCTAACCGAAGCATCCCTCAAAATTGGCGCTCTGGAAGTgatctttaattttttttttttttttttttaactgttaATTCTGCCTCCAGAAGGGGCATAATTGTGTGTACAAATGACCAAGCACAAATGTGCGAATGAACGCTCATACTCCTGTGCTTGTTactctttttaaattttttttttcctagtgCATAATCAATTgatgaatatataaaaaaaaaatatatatacgacTGCTCTGTACTTTTTATTTGccgtatttttttcacaaattcaagtttgtatatatgtctatatgcGTATAAGaacaacgaaaaaaaaaagaaaaaaaaaaaaaaaaacattgctACTATTGTCCCCCACCCTTCatgtatattaaaaaaattaaccccGCCTCCTATCTATACGTAAGTATAATTGCCCCCCTTAATGTTTTTACAAATTATGATAATCTTTTtcattgtacatatatatatatatatatatatatatatattttgcatgTTGCTCTGTTTCAACGTTAGTTAATTTCAATTTAACATGTTAATCAAATTTTTCGTCACATTACGCTGCATTTTTTAATGCCATTGTTTTAAGATAAAGTgaacatgtacatttttatttagtaTATTTTGCAAGTCGAAGTTAAATAAGTAAGCTGGATCACCAGCACCAGGTTGATGTTTGTGTAGAACTCTccacccctccccccccccttttcatAAGGAGTGTCCACTGTGACGGAATTTTGATCGCGTCAACAGAATGAGGCATACGGAGTTGTACACACAAATGTTGTGCATGTAAACGCAGGGCCCACAAAGCAAACTTTTGTGTGTACCCCTTAAAAGTGTAAAAATGCCATTATACAAATTGTTAAATTAaatgcacctttttttttttttttttttttttgcacaatgTGGAGGAAGATAAGTATACAAATGGATAGCAAACAAAGAATAGTACGCAGAGCGCAAGGAGCACATGACGCATATGCACAGGGCTCAGTTGGACAACGGCGATGCAAATCTCTCCTCATGTTAAACTCAAATGTACATCTCGTTCACATCCCGTAGTTGGTCCGCCCAGTTACCTTCCCCAACTGATATGATATGTCGGTCGGGTCTTAAAATTACGAATGAATTATCTGACTTCAACATCAGGGTATCAAAAAACAGCTCCCGTATTATGTCCACCGTGAATACATAGCTCACCGTGTATTCCTTCACATCCATGTGTATATGCTTCACATTTCTTATGTTTCCAACAAAATTATTATGGCACTTTGGAAAGAGGATATAGTCACTTAAAGGTATACTAATATCAGAGGAATCATCATTATGCGCCATCGGAGGATCGTTCTGTTTTAAAATTCGAACGGATTGGTCCTTGGCATTTTTGCTTATAACAACGTTGGAGTCCCATaagcagaaggaaaatttatccCTTGGCATATTATGTGCGTCCAAAAACTGGATCATATCATTTAAAGTGGTATCATTAAATAGAATTACTAAAAGGGATAAGGACGGGTTGTTAAATATGGGTAGATCCACTGTCGATATTTTGTAAATACATTTTTCGTCAAATGTATACAGATTAAAATGGGGAATTTTCGCCCCCACCACGTTGGTCATTTGATggtcatatatatttttgcatattttcaatttcggtactttttcattctgtTTTTCGAAAATGTTATATTTAGCGGATTCTCCACACGTCTCACTGTGGTGCGTCCCGTTGTCCTGCTGCCCATCGTCTCGTTCGCCAAGTTCGGTGCGTTCTCTGGGATTTTCTGTGGCACCATGTgtgtcttcccttttttttccattccccaCATCGGCCTCCTGTTCCACGGAGCCGCTAACCCCTTCGGGAGGGGAGCTCTCATTTTTAGCGCCCCTATCTGACTGGAGCTTCTTTCCATATATGGACAAATCTGAAAAGGGTTCTTTTTCCACCCATCCAACATCGCACATCGTATCTACGTAAGAATAGCCGAAGTCCACACCAGGGTACAGTAAAGAGAGAATATTCATTCGCTCATTTTGAACAAAATATTCTACTCGTGCTCGATTGAATTCGAAAACGTAAGGAAGGTTGTTAATAAATTTTAACAGCCCTTTAGCATTTGCAAGTAGGTAATAAAACAATAGCGACCTCTGTATACAGCTAACCCTAGAAGAACTGACATATCTTACAAAAGAGTTATGATTATATCCTAACAGACTTGATaccttatttcctttttcataatttctAACAGCGTGATATATGGTGAAATTAGCCACCAATTTCCTCTCAATATTATACGACTCGATGTaattctctattttttttttttccaattcatTCAACATCCTAAAAAGGTGCGCTAATTTATTACGACCCAGAATCAGTGCAGACTCCGCATCTGACTGAGGGCTAGCATCTTGGAGAGCATTGCTAAAAATGGAGACCTTGTCTATGTTCtcaagaaatttttttttttttaaattataaattcGTATAGTTTTCCACACTATGTTTATCACATCGCCAATTCCTAAGTTTAAGCCAAACCCTCCTGATGGGGGCAATTTATGAGCAGCATCCCCAAGCAACACAATTCTCTTGGTTCTTTTGTCGATAAAAGTGGAGGCAATAGAGCTATGCATGGTCCACTTGTACACATTATGAATATGCAAATCGGGAAGTTCGAAATCAGTAagattatttattatttctaGACATTTACTTCCGTTGTTATAGATTTCTGCTTCCCTCTCGGTTATGTATGGAATATGTAGAACGAAATCTCCTTGTTTGTAATTGTGAGCAACTAACACCCCTATGTATTTGCtaaataaaaagtataaCATGGATGGATTGCATTTTACTATATCGCTCAGAAGGAAAGACTGAAAATGgatatttataaatttcATGTAGTCCTTcctattttcatcatttatttttaggCTCTTTTTTATGCcgctttttcccccctcgcAAACGAAAACATAGTTACTTAGGATTAGTTCTTCTTCGTTACTGTACAGATTCCTAACCCGCGTCACAACACCCTGTGGGCTGAAGCCATAGTCGAAGGAGCCATTTTGTAGGTTACCCCACTCGACTCCATGGTAATTATCTCCCATTTGTTTGTTCACCCCGACATTGCAAGATTTCACCCCTTCTGGAATATTCCTGAAATTGATAAATTCGTATCCTATCAAGAATTCGGATGTATCGTAagacaaataatttttataaagtgCTTCTCCTGTAGCGTCTTTACCCATTCCCTCAGCTGCTCGCTTATCTATCTCTTCATCCACCCCTACTGTTTGGTCTGCCTCTTCTCCGAAACCACTGTTTCCACAAATGGATCTCAACATTCGGTGGGTTGATAATTTTAGCCttatgttttttaaaaatgcgcGCTTCTGCTGCGGATCACATTTAATTTTGCTGATATAGTAGCTGTATAGGATACCCAACAGTTTGTACTGAGATAAGTGAGTGACCTTAGAAGGGCTAATATCCTCATAGTACGTATTCCTATACATGTACTTGTCCATGAAATTATCATACTTGCATATTGTTCTGTCCTTCTTCAAACTTAAACCATATTGAAAGGTTTTCCATAAGTTGACATCTTCCGTTTCGTTTAGAAAACATTTATCCAGATGGAAGATGCTCCTCCATGCTTCCATCGTTTGGTTGTTGTAATAGTGCGCTTTGGGTACATTCTCAATATATTTATCCTTCTCAATTAGTATGTGTGGTATTCTGTGTTTCTGCAGGTACATGCCCGTCGTGATCCCAGTGGGACCCCCCCCGATAACTAGCACGAACGTTTTCCTGGTCTTCATATTGTTGGTCTTCCGGGGGGCACATCACTTGTCACGTCACGGGACACTTCGATGGGCAAATCGTTCGGAACACGTTGTTGACCGCTTCGTATAGAGCTAACTATTTTTATGCCTATTTTCCTCATCTCCTTTGTGAAGGCCGAACCCTGGAGTGGAGCATGATATACATGACGGAGTGAGCACACTCAGTTTGCTTTTCCGTCAGCCTAACGCATTCCAACGATGGATTTCCACTTCGTCGCCCCCCCCACCCTGCGCCTTGAAATTTACTccctctttattttttctctctataGGTGACACCCAAGTTGTGCCTACACgtaccatttttaaaaaaatacgacTGGCTTTGCACAATATGCTTATTTTAAgatgaaaggaaaatcaCCTAAATTATTTTCGCGGCATCATTGCGTTGTTACCATCGTTCATCCTAGTATTAGAGATCCATAAAGCGATGTGGAAACGCACAATCATTTTCCTAACCGCAAATATGTCACCCGCTATACACGCGTAAGTGCACGTAGGAAaacatgcatgtatatagGTACGCAAATAGCCGTAAACACATGCatttgtgcacatttttttttttttttttttttaacctacTCGTAGGAAACACCTCAGGAATGATCAgtacagaaaataaaaatataacttttgtgtaaaaaaaaaaaaaaaatccattgCTTAATTTGAGAAAGTTCCACTTGGAtgaccataaaaaaaatgaacaaaagggCATGGTACTGGAGGGGAATAAATAGGTCTACACTGAACGAACATAAAAGGGAACCCTCCATGGAGAGTGAATTCGTCTGAACGAATTCCAAAGATCTATGGGGAAAGCAACAAAGAATATTATAACGATTCTGAAATAGACAAAGTGGTGAAATTTATTTCACATTCCCTATACGTCAATGATTTATGctaatataaatatgctaCTATTCTTTTGTGTACCACATGGCGAGCGCATAGAAGTGTTAACCTAATGGTAACCAAtaggagtaaaaaaaaaaaaaaaaaaaaaaaaaaaaagaacaatagCAATAGCAATAGCAATAGcaataacaataacaataacaataacaataacagtaacaataacaataaaAGTAACAGTAACAGTAACAATTACAAAGGCAATGCGGGAAAAGGACAACTAGCTACATTCTTCTGAGCACCCTTGTGTGCGAAATGGTTAGCAAGGgaagaacatatatatatataaatatatattgtagACTTtttaaatgggaaaagaaagcgAAAGAAATAGCTTAATTAAGTTAAAATTAAGTAACACATGCACTGTGAGCGCAGACATGTGCTGGTGGttaagtgttttttttttttttgttttctttaaaGAGGCAGGagggaataagaagaatGCAATGAATTAGGAGCAATGTAGCATCTGAGAGTGAGGCAAAAATTTGCACGCAGGGCAAAATGTTGCAAGATATTAATTATATTGGTGGAAGCAAAATTAACAGTGGTAATGATTATTTGGTACAAAACAGAGAGAATGCGCGAGTGGACAGAAATAACAGAGTGAGTAGCACAATGAATGAGAGCAATTCATCaagggtggtggtggtggtgtagataggaaggaaaaacaagcTGTTTGGGATAATCCAGACAATCATAAAAAAGTGGTACGGATAAAGATAGCGGAGAGAAGTCGTTTCGGGGAGTTGGAATAATGAGTAGATTAAAACATTGGCAAAGGCATACACTGCTCAGATGGCTGAGATACGGAGAACTGACAAGACGAGACAGTTTAAATGCGACAAGTGTAGAATATGATGGTGAGAGAAATTgggaaacaagaaaaaagaaaagttaagAGGTTAAGAAGTTGCATAATTAGGAAGTagaaaaattgggaaaatatatatgatgaTACGAGGAGGAAGTTATCAGACTGAAGGGAAGAAGCCCAGGGAGTGAAAGATGGTAGAGGggagtaggaaaaaaaaaaaaaaaaaaaaaaaaaaaaaaaaaaatacacatacatacacagaAGAACAAGGTGTTGTATGAAGAAGAGACAAGCTGTTAAACAGTTGTGCAGTTATGCGCTAAAGAGTGGGCAAATTAGGGGCGGAGGAGTTAAACTAATGCAGAAGTAGCAACGGTGAAGAGATAGAGAAGCAGCGAGGTGCAGACgatggaaaagaaacaaagagaagaatataaaaaacaaatataaaaaaacatataatttttttggaaaacatAAAGGGAGGTAAGGAAACTCCAAGATACGGTGGGGTACGCccgcatatacatatatctatatatatctatatctatatatatatatatatccttggAGTGACATAATAAATGGTAAAGGTGACCCCGTTTTACCTGGGGTGATTTATTTTactgaaaattttcttctactCAGTTGTGGGCCCGGTACACATACTGCACATGGGACACTCCCGTTTGGTAGGTGCAAGGCACCTTCGCATTGCACGTGTGAGGGATACTACCCCCGTCTTCTACATTCATATGAGACGCCCCGATCGAGGGAGCGATGAAATTACTTGTACATGGAAGGAAATACGATAAGATTACACAGAAAAggcacacatatgtgtgcatttgtTCTACAGACGCGCAAggtgaaaggggggggggggtattcATTTTTGCCCCAATCGCGCATTGCATATCCTCTTGAGCCACTTAATTTTGGAAACACATGAATCACATTTCTCATCGCCTTGACTTGACAATATGTCAATTTTCC contains the following coding sequences:
- a CDS encoding drug/metabolite transporter DMT1, putative, which encodes MKFLKVENIFPKAKQDEGGKNVLLITVNLLLLFSMFLYGINYILMKYFIMIKGSIYVFIILRTLLTIPLMIYMYTSKESEPNKKKLLHGANEKDGVGEQDGQIDLELSKIEEENENEKENESETKKKKNSRGDKNDGNNKKKKKKEKGSKDGKMDDNMDDNMDNSMDHKMQISDGSNNDTGTDEYSNNKHGKWANIINKFSNYFSKLLKNDEKLIPKVAYMPILILSVTGALRQVIVIIALQYTDSHNVAIIQPTIPIFTALMSYYMKIEKMNYITCLSIFLSFFGLAITAEVWNMGSFDFGFLLLLTVPVTKGLQVIYINIATRYVSNDIIQFSQMAVLFLITLPFGILGEMFINENYNVIGEIYNVTTNQFLCILYSTLGIIFLCWKIQIIALNYLTPVTVSLYQSFQPCFTFVLARLFLKETINYNKYIGTIFIVLSLLLYQYGCTKHPKV
- a CDS encoding FAD-dependent monooxygenase, putative → MKTRKTFVLVIGGGPTGITTGMYLQKHRIPHILIEKDKYIENVPKAHYYNNQTMEAWRSIFHLDKCFLNETEDVNLWKTFQYGLSLKKDRTICKYDNFMDKYMYRNTYYEDISPSKVTHLSQYKLLGILYSYYISKIKCDPQQKRAFLKNIRLKLSTHRMLRSICGNSGFGEEADQTVGVDEEIDKRAAEGMGKDATGEALYKNYLSYDTSEFLIGYEFINFRNIPEGVKSCNVGVNKQMGDNYHGVEWGNLQNGSFDYGFSPQGVVTRVRNLYSNEEELILSNYVFVCEGGKSGIKKSLKINDENRKDYMKFINIHFQSFLLSDIVKCNPSMLYFLFSKYIGVLVAHNYKQGDFVLHIPYITEREAEIYNNGSKCLEIINNLTDFELPDLHIHNVYKWTMHSSIASTFIDKRTKRIVLLGDAAHKLPPSGGFGLNLGIGDVINIVWKTIRIYNLKKKKFLENIDKVSIFSNALQDASPQSDAESALILGRNKLAHLFRMLNELEKKKIENYIESYNIERKLVANFTIYHAVRNYEKGNKVSSLLGYNHNSFVRYVSSSRVSCIQRSLLFYYLLANAKGLLKFINNLPYVFEFNRARVEYFVQNERMNILSLLYPGVDFGYSYVDTMCDVGWVEKEPFSDLSIYGKKLQSDRGAKNESSPPEGVSGSVEQEADVGNGKKREDTHGATENPRERTELGERDDGQQDNGTHHSETCGESAKYNIFEKQNEKVPKLKICKNIYDHQMTNVVGAKIPHFNLYTFDEKCIYKISTVDLPIFNNPSLSLLVILFNDTTLNDMIQFLDAHNMPRDKFSFCLWDSNVVISKNAKDQSVRILKQNDPPMAHNDDSSDISIPLSDYILFPKCHNNFVGNIRNVKHIHMDVKEYTVSYVFTVDIIRELFFDTLMLKSDNSFVILRPDRHIISVGEGNWADQLRDVNEMYI
- a CDS encoding cation diffusion facilitator family protein, putative, giving the protein MESSLLGNGRSMNFLDRMSNLYDNSQKKATKKLIIASIICIIFMIIEIVAAILANSLSLMTDASHLFCDLLSFALNLFSIYVSTFEGNVDMSFGYHRAEIIGALFSIFFIWALSAYILYSAVFRLFEVQTVDGYIMFVTAFVSTLANIFIAFVLKVHSHGFEFIGQRRCSHSDDANDHSPPIKAWGDNSSKSTKNGKYKNINSDIVIGDDGDASAHGAICNKNNISIGKINTSSCSYVAFDYYENVNQINMDSPHQGDSRAAGGTGGGEGTCAGKKDFQNTQHALLDPTGNNFHHNNHIGNDEDVQKDDDTFKVGINEYVNKSNGTNDMNKKKKKKKNSHNGIHKESNMTSNNSYMLSNEESEENVLCDKYDSHSHGHQHHHSHDHSHDHSHDHSHYHSHDHSHHHDELNSISLKTAYLHAISDLLQNIGVMIASLIIWYNPKYSITDPICSIIFCFIVFSTTISVIKEILNVLMEGTPVSINLMDIKNDLLKIPGVIDVHDLHVWSLSIGKPALACHIVAHKNFSHTVLNNATLLCQNKYKILHTTVQTDYPSNISNCETYAHLKCSSLKAETNK